From the Pseudodesulfovibrio indicus genome, the window GGAACAGAATCACCAGAAGGGCCATGCCCGCCGTTTCCAGCCCGAAGGCCCAGAAACCGGCGTTGCTCCGGCCCAGGGTCCGGCCGCCGGCCACGACCAGCCAGGCGAAGAGCCCCAGCCCGGTGCGGGCGGACCAGTGCAGGGACCCCAGCCACGGAACGGAGCCCATGCGCCAGAACACGTAGGCGGCCATCAGGGCGGTCACGGAAAGGAGTATGGTCCCGAACATCGATGATGCGTAGCAGCAATGCAGCCGAAACGCCAGGCCGCGCCAGCGGCCGTCGGCTTCGGATAGGATCGGAAGAACCTCAACCGACAAGGAGCGAACACATGAAATTGAGCGCCAGAAACCTGATTCCCGGCAAGGTCAAGGACGTGACCGTCGGGTTGGTCAACGCGGAAGTGGTCATCGAGGTGGCCCCCGGCGTGGAGATCGTCTCGGTGATCACCAAGAACTCGGTGGATCGCATGGA encodes:
- a CDS encoding TOBE domain-containing protein, which gives rise to MKLSARNLIPGKVKDVTVGLVNAEVVIEVAPGVEIVSVITKNSVDRMEIKPGDEVRAMVKATSVMVVKD